The following coding sequences are from one Neurospora crassa OR74A linkage group I, whole genome shotgun sequence window:
- a CDS encoding splicing factor U2AF 23 kDa subunit, variant, giving the protein MANFLASIFGTEQDKVNCSFYYKIGACRHGDRCSRKHVKPSYSQTILMPNLYHNPAFDPKNRMNASQLQNHFDAFYEDIWCEMCKYGELEELVVCDNNNDHLIGNVYARFKYEDSAQKACDDLNSRWYAARPIYCELSPVTDFREACCRLNSGEGCVRGGFCNFIHRKNPSPELERELELSTKKWLKMRPRSRSPTRSPSPEPTRRRY; this is encoded by the coding sequence ATGGCCAACTTTCTCGCCTCCATCTTCGGCACTGAGCAAGACAAAGTCAACTGCTCGTTCTATTACAAGATCGGCGCCTGCCGCCACGGCGACCGGTGCTCCCGCAAACACGTCAAACCCAGCTACTCGCAAACGATCCTGATGCCGAACCTGTACCACAACCCCGCCTTCGACCCCAAGAACCGGATGAACGCGTCGCAGCTGCAGAACCACTTCGACGCCTTCTACGAGGACATCTGGTGCGAGATGTGCAAGTACGGcgagctggaggagctggtggtgtgcgacaacaacaacgaccacCTGATCGGCAACGTGTACGCGCGGTTCAAGTACGAGGACTCAGCCCAAAAAGCGTGCGACGATCTGAACTCTCGCTGGTACGCTGCTCGGCCGATTTATTGCGAACTCAGCCCCGTGACGGATTTCCGCGAGGCCTGCTGCCGTTTGAACTCTGGCGAGGGTTGTGTCCGTGGAGGGTTTTGTAACTTTATACACCGCAAGAACCCCAGCCCGGAGCTGGAGAGGGAGCTCGAGCTCAGCACCAAGAAGTGGCTCAAGATGAGACCGCGGAGCCGCAGCCCGACGCGCTCGCCCAGCCCGGAACCGACTAGGAGACGGTATTAG